In Paenibacillus guangzhouensis, a single window of DNA contains:
- a CDS encoding YutD-like domain-containing protein: MIHITGKTYEVITDHKNGWNPEAFKDRYSDVLDRYDYIIGDWGYNQLRLKGFFRDNNSKATKDTTIASMVDYINEYCNFGCAYFVVEKIREQKPEKSDKPEKTEKSEKADKPDKAEKPEKQEKGQQDGSSQPAPKQQAKKSQQNQQKAEKADIKADKTDKGEKNNKAQQQPPTEQPSTIRETSE, encoded by the coding sequence TTGATTCATATCACCGGCAAGACGTATGAGGTAATTACGGATCACAAGAACGGATGGAATCCAGAAGCGTTCAAAGATCGATACAGTGATGTGCTCGACCGTTACGATTATATCATTGGCGACTGGGGATACAATCAACTTAGACTTAAAGGCTTCTTCCGAGATAATAATTCCAAGGCAACTAAGGATACGACGATCGCGAGTATGGTCGATTACATTAATGAATACTGCAACTTTGGCTGCGCTTATTTCGTGGTTGAGAAGATACGCGAGCAGAAGCCAGAGAAATCCGACAAGCCGGAGAAAACGGAGAAATCCGAAAAGGCGGACAAGCCGGATAAAGCTGAAAAGCCAGAGAAGCAGGAGAAAGGGCAACAGGATGGCAGCAGCCAGCCAGCACCTAAGCAGCAAGCGAAGAAATCGCAGCAGAATCAGCAGAAGGCTGAGAAGGCGGATATCAAGGCTGACAAAACGGATAAAGGCGAAAAAAACAATAAAGCTCAGCAGCAGCCACCAACAGAGCAGCCTTCAACCATCAGGGAGACTTCCGAATAG
- the lipA gene encoding lipoyl synthase: protein MTTEQRERKPEWIKIKLTTGENYTEIKNMMRSKTLHTVCEEARCPNIYECWANRTATFMILGDICTRACRFCAVNTGMPTELDLKEPERVAESAEQMGLKHCVVTSVARDDLQDGGAMIFAETVKAIRRRLPFCSVEVLIPDFMGNEDALRVVMDAKPDILNHNVETVERLSDRVRAKAKYDRTLELLRRAKEMQPQIPTKSSIMLGVGEEWDEILKTMDDLRAVDCNILTIGQYLQPTKKHLNVEKYYHPDEFAKLKEEGMKRGFSHVESGPLVRSSYHAHEQVQSATKATAAQQA, encoded by the coding sequence ATGACAACGGAACAACGAGAACGTAAACCAGAGTGGATCAAAATAAAATTGACAACCGGTGAGAACTACACCGAGATTAAAAATATGATGCGTTCCAAAACGTTGCATACAGTATGTGAGGAAGCGCGTTGTCCTAATATTTATGAGTGCTGGGCGAATCGTACAGCGACATTCATGATTCTGGGGGATATTTGCACACGGGCTTGCCGTTTCTGTGCGGTGAACACGGGTATGCCTACAGAACTTGATTTGAAAGAGCCGGAGCGGGTTGCAGAATCTGCGGAACAGATGGGACTCAAACACTGTGTCGTTACCTCTGTTGCACGTGATGACTTGCAGGATGGCGGTGCGATGATCTTCGCAGAGACTGTGAAGGCGATCCGCCGTAGATTGCCGTTCTGTAGTGTCGAGGTATTGATTCCAGACTTTATGGGGAACGAAGATGCGTTGCGTGTCGTCATGGATGCGAAGCCAGACATTCTGAATCATAATGTCGAGACGGTTGAACGTCTATCGGATCGTGTACGTGCCAAAGCCAAATATGACCGTACGTTAGAGCTGCTTCGCCGTGCGAAAGAAATGCAGCCACAGATCCCGACAAAATCTAGCATCATGCTCGGTGTCGGCGAGGAATGGGATGAAATTCTTAAGACGATGGATGACTTGCGTGCCGTGGATTGCAACATCTTAACGATTGGTCAATATTTGCAGCCGACGAAGAAGCATTTGAATGTTGAGAAATACTACCATCCAGATGAGTTCGCGAAGCTAAAAGAAGAAGGCATGAAGCGTGGATTTAGCCACGTGGAGTCCGGTCCTCTCGTTCGTAGTTCGTATCATGCGCATGAGCAAGTACAGTCTGCAACGAAGGCGACTGCAGCACAACAAGCATAA
- a CDS encoding TetR/AcrR family transcriptional regulator, whose protein sequence is MKNIKPQRAPGRPKQTEQSIPLQEHILRTAANLFMENGYEPISLQQIAKVCEVTKASIYYYFTSKAELFTAAVVFMLQIARRSTLRILEEKDDFRLRLERVAKAKMMKSHVDMETMLREARPHLTDEQYGRIRQAEMDIHISLAEYFQMAMNQGQIRQGNAIFLAHAFSSLVMLGNSENALEQITTQEELARAVVDLFWVGIAEQSRHT, encoded by the coding sequence ATGAAGAACATAAAACCGCAACGGGCACCAGGCAGACCTAAGCAAACCGAGCAAAGCATCCCGCTTCAAGAACATATTCTGCGAACAGCCGCCAATTTATTTATGGAAAACGGTTACGAGCCGATCTCTCTTCAACAGATCGCCAAAGTCTGCGAAGTGACAAAAGCAAGCATCTATTATTACTTTACGAGTAAAGCCGAATTATTCACCGCTGCGGTTGTATTCATGCTGCAAATCGCTCGGCGTAGCACCCTTCGCATTCTCGAAGAAAAAGACGATTTTCGCCTTAGGCTCGAGCGTGTCGCCAAGGCGAAAATGATGAAGTCACATGTCGATATGGAGACGATGCTCCGTGAAGCGAGGCCTCATTTGACGGACGAACAATATGGGCGCATCCGTCAAGCCGAGATGGATATTCACATCTCACTGGCAGAGTATTTTCAAATGGCGATGAACCAAGGACAGATCCGTCAAGGCAATGCCATATTCTTAGCGCATGCCTTCTCTTCGCTCGTAATGTTAGGAAATAGTGAAAACGCGCTTGAACAGATCACTACGCAAGAAGAACTCGCCAGAGCGGTCGTTGATTTATTTTGGGTTGGCATTGCTGAGCAATCGCGTCACACATAG